CATCTTGTATCATCACCGTCAATATCTATGTTGCTCATCTTGGAGTAAGCATATGCCACGCAGGAGCAATTGCTTCTGCATTCCTCGGTGCACTCATCGAAGCTTCTGCTCGGGACACGGAGGAACTTGTCCGGGACCTTCATGCCCGGAAAGGCCAAGAAACTGTCTCCATGGGTGCACCTTGGCACCTCCTTGGGGCGGCATCCCTGTGAGAAGCTACCGGAGATCCATCCTTTAGCATCCCTCGGTTCAAAACCGTCAAGGCACTTGCAAACCGGGACGATTTGTGTGTTGTCGCAGTAACCATAAGGACCGCAGTAGCCGTACGTATTGCACTCATGTTGAGGCTCTGCGTAGAGGGCTCTCCATGCGGACACGTTGCTCAGCCAGCTTAGTATATTTACCTTGCCTGAGTAGTCGATCTCCAACCTGACCAgctggacgaaggagccagccggcATGCCGAAGGACATGTacacctcgtcgccggcgtgatGCAAGGCCATGTAAATGGCCGACTCGTTGAATCCGCCCATGTAGAGGTGGCTTGTCCACACCGGGCTTCGCCGGTGTGGCCTCGACCCGTTCCAGGCGAAGCACTGGAGCAGGTTGCTAGGGTCCGCGCCGTACGAGAACTCGCCGGGGGATGGG
The sequence above is drawn from the Triticum dicoccoides isolate Atlit2015 ecotype Zavitan unplaced genomic scaffold, WEW_v2.0 scaffold237970, whole genome shotgun sequence genome and encodes:
- the LOC119345442 gene encoding S-locus-specific glycoprotein S13-like; amino-acid sequence: MGGFNESAIYMALHHAGDEVYMSFGMPAGSFVQLVRLEIDYSGKVNILSWLSNVSAWRALYAEPQHECNTYGYCGPYGYCDNTQIVPVCKCLDGFEPRDAKGWISGSFSQGCRPKEVPRCTHGDSFLAFPGMKVPDKFLRVPSRSFDECTEECRSNCSCVAYAYSKMSNIDIDGDDTRCLLWIGDLIDMENNHQGGENLYVRTKRLQGNMRKIKTIEIVLPVVSSFLILICVGLIWICGFR